A stretch of the Metopolophium dirhodum isolate CAU chromosome 8, ASM1992520v1, whole genome shotgun sequence genome encodes the following:
- the LOC132950725 gene encoding uncharacterized protein LOC132950725 produces the protein MDKKSVFSIFNIKKLYQVLLLKKISKKTMMVDSFGSGSVTTLLEENANLLSNSQTCTDPQINSFQSNTRVNDLGDIDSGPAKPILEKYPQTQFGSQKRGFSPTVYTRFDWIEYSVVEDAIFCYPCRIFGCRTVAKMEFSTKGFRNCKKIFGSRGIGLKYTKSKLELYSSCQYHLTCMTKWHAHIQSKTTGSVHTLVTNAHRDKILENRDYMLTLIDIILFLAHQGVAFRGHIENETSLNQGNLKEACKLMAKYNPTFALNYAKPTNHTSWLIQNEIIEICAKHVRNTIVEDIISAGMYSVSCDEAR, from the exons ATGGATAAGAAATCAGTATttagcatttttaatataaaaaaattgtatcaagtaCTCCTACTGAAAAAGATATCAAAGAAGACAATGATG GTTGATTCATTTGGATCTGGAAGCGTTACAACGTTACTAGAAGAAAATGCAAATCTACTATCAAACTCACAGACCTGCACAGATCCACAAATTAATAGTTTTCAGTCAAATACCAGGGTAAATGATTTAGGTGATATCGATTCAGGTCCTGCTAAACCTATATTAGAA AAATACCCTCAGACACAATTTGGTTCACAAAAAAGAGGTTTTTCTCCTACAGTATATACTCGTTTTGATTGGATAGAGTATAGTGTGGTTGAGGACGCTATATTTTGCTATCCTTGTAGAATTTTTGGGTGTAGAACTGTAGCTAAAATGGAATTTTCAACTAAAGGATTTAGAAATTGCAAAAAA atTTTTGGCTCTAGAGGAATAGGATTGAAATATACTAAATCAAAGTTGGAGTTGTATTCTAGTTGTCAGTACCATTTGACTTGTATGACAAAGTGGCATGCACATATCCAATCTAAAACTACTGGTTCTGTTCATACATTAGTTACAAATGCACACcgtgataaaatattagaaaatagagATTACATGCTAACATTaattgatatcatattatttttggcACATCAAGGAGTAGCATTTAGAGGTCATATTGAAAATGAAACATCTTTAAATCAAG GTAACTTAAAAGAAGCATGCAAACTAATGGCAAAGTATAATCCAACTTTTGCTTTAAATTATGCTAAACCAACAAATCATACAAGTTGGTTAATACAAAATGAAATCATTGAGATATGCGCTAAACATGTAAGGAATACTATTGTTGAAGATATAATAAGTGCTGGAATGTATAGCGTTTCGTGTGATGAAGCTCGGTAA
- the LOC132950726 gene encoding zinc finger MYM-type protein 1-like: MSGHTGGVQAKLKEIRPQAIYVHCMAHKLNLVVIDMCKHLKDARNLFNGLEALSVHFSQPTKNKKMTDIQENLGVKKTKIPQLSDTRWVCRYKSCNSVIANFKPILYILDEEIELQKDKDVAQAIGLQSTIKNGKFVVYLFVLNDVLKIINILSTQLQSKSTTLGKSSSLVCGVIDTLKNNRSDVYFDNLWNDITIICEEHEVSLDIPSQGGSKRRRREPTYLQQYAVLSTTSAEEDRVNDVLMGTSIVKNYWKMHCFYPILDTIIVNMEKRFSPESMKIAQSVDNFLKLNFNESLQFINHYKDLFGVSKDSLRSEMMVIKNVLKVNVDLEVLQNHLNSLNSKQIFPNYYKLFNVAITLPINSATCERSFSAMRRLKTWMRSTMLQERLSSLGIINIEKDINIDSVSVLNDFAKSNRRINLIL; encoded by the exons ATGTCGGGTCATACTGGTGGAGTTCAGGCTAAGCTTAAAGAAATACGTCCTCAAGCTATTTATGTACACTGTATGGCACACAAATTAAACCTTGTGGTCATTGATATGTGTAAACATTTAAAG gacGCACGGAATTTATTTAATGGCTTGGAAGCGTTGTCTGTTCATTTTAGTCAAcctacgaaaaataaaaaaatgactgACATTCAAGAAAATCTAGgagttaaaaaaacaaaaatcccaCAGTTATCAGATACTCGATGGGTCTGCCGTTATAAGAGTTGTAACTCAGTCATCGCAAATTTTAAACCTATTCTATATATTCTTGATGAAGAAATAGAATTACAAAAAGATAAAGATGTTGCCCAAGCAATAGGTCTTCAGTCTACAATAAAAAATGGGAAATTTGTGGTATATTTGTTTGTTCTTaatgatgttttaaaaattattaatattctaagtacTCAATTGCAATCAAAGTCTACAACTCTTGGAAAATCTAGTTCATTAGTATGTGGTGTGATTGATACTCTGAAAAATAACCGTTCAgatgtatattttgataatctgtggaatgatattactataatttgtgAAGAACATGAAGTGTCTTTGGATATTCCTTCACAag gTGGCTCTAAACGTCGTAGAAGGGAACCTACATATTTACAACAGTATGCTGTACTATCAACTACTTCGGCAGAAGAAGACCGTGTTAATGATGTACTAATGGGTACttcaatagttaaaaattattggaaAATGCATTGTTTTTATCCTATACTTGATACTATTATTGTCAATATGGAAAAACGGTTTTCACCAGAAAGTATGAAAATAGCCCAATCTGTagacaactttttaaaattgaactttaatgAAAGTTTAcaattcattaatcattataag gaTTTATTCGGTGTTTCCAAAGATTCTTTAAGATCAGAAATGATGGTTATCAAAAATGTCTTGAAAGTTAATGTTGATTTGGAAGTTCTGCAAAATCACTTAAATTCATTGAATAGCAAACAAATCtttccaaattattataaattatttaatgtagcaATAACTTTGCCAATCAATTCCGCTACTTGTGAAAGGTCATTTTCCGCAATGAGGAGGTTGAAAACATGGATGCGATCAACGATGCTCCAAGAAAGATTAAGCAGTTTAgggataattaatattgaaaaagataTCAATATTGATAGCGTCTCAGTTTTAAATGACTTTGCCAAATCCAACAgaagaataaatttaatattgtaa